Proteins encoded by one window of Sphingomonas ginkgonis:
- a CDS encoding SMP-30/gluconolactonase/LRE family protein yields MDQPICVWPVAATLGEGPVWVERDQALWFVDIKQQKIHRYDPADGGRRSWDSPEQVGFVLPADDGAFVAGLQSGLHRFDPAEGSFERLCRVDEDLRGHRLNDGVVDPSGRLWFGTMDDDESGPTGRYYSYFRGELVRQPIGGFTVTNGPAFSPDGRLIYFTDTHADRIWRAPVDRDGKLGEPEPFVEIGAGNGHPDGPSVDSQGFVWTAQFGGARALRYSPDGELVGMVAFSVPNVTKVAFGGADRSTGYATTARLFMSDEQVADRPQAGALFAFALEVPGLPCPLVSL; encoded by the coding sequence ATGGATCAGCCAATCTGCGTCTGGCCGGTAGCGGCCACCCTCGGCGAGGGCCCCGTCTGGGTCGAGCGCGACCAGGCCCTCTGGTTCGTCGATATCAAGCAGCAGAAGATCCACCGCTACGATCCCGCCGATGGCGGGCGGCGAAGCTGGGACAGTCCCGAGCAGGTCGGCTTCGTGCTACCCGCCGACGATGGCGCGTTCGTCGCCGGGCTGCAGAGCGGGCTGCACCGCTTCGACCCGGCGGAGGGATCGTTCGAGCGTCTCTGCCGCGTCGACGAGGACCTCCGCGGCCACCGGCTGAACGACGGGGTCGTGGACCCATCCGGGCGGCTCTGGTTCGGGACGATGGACGATGACGAGAGCGGGCCGACTGGGCGCTACTATAGCTATTTCCGGGGCGAGCTGGTGCGGCAGCCGATCGGCGGTTTCACCGTCACCAACGGGCCCGCCTTCTCGCCCGACGGCCGGCTGATCTACTTCACCGACACCCACGCCGACCGGATCTGGCGCGCGCCTGTCGACCGCGACGGCAAGCTCGGCGAACCGGAGCCGTTCGTCGAGATCGGCGCCGGCAACGGACATCCGGACGGGCCCTCGGTGGATTCGCAGGGATTCGTCTGGACCGCCCAGTTTGGCGGCGCCCGGGCGCTTCGCTACTCGCCCGACGGCGAGCTGGTGGGAATGGTCGCCTTCTCCGTCCCGAACGTCACCAAGGTCGCATTCGGCGGGGCGGATCGAAGCACCGGCTACGCCACTACCGCCCGGCTGTTCATGAGCGACGAGCAGGTCGCCGACCGGCCGCAGGCCGGGGCCCTCTTCGCCTTCGCGCTCGAGGTCCCCGGCCTGCCCTGCCCGCTCGTCAGCCTCTGA
- a CDS encoding sugar MFS transporter, translating into MALAPAASSSTDSNPIEDEAQSVDAPELRLFVMALFFIFGGITSLNDVIIPKLKELFTLSYTQAMLVQFCFFTAYLVIGIPGAQLVKRIGYMRGAIAGLLTMMVGCLLFIPASAYATYGLFLLALFVLASGVVVVQVVSNPLISLLGPARTVHSRLTFAQAFNSLGTTIFPRVGSALILGGLAGVTAAQLSGPALDAYRSAETKAIVNTYIGLALALAVIAGAVFLFRNRLKGEQHDHSPPLAGFQLVRRTRFGFGALCIFLYVGAEVSIGSLIVNYLMQKSVLGLTDADAGKMIMYYWGGAMVGRFIGSAVLRVVNPGLVLAAVATGAIALIAVSANSTGQVAAYSLLAIGLMNSIMFPTLFSLACEKLGPRAADGSGIINIAIFGGAVVPLLTGVLADTSKSLAFALLLPAICYAIILAFGLYARQPAPPLEADLRG; encoded by the coding sequence ATGGCGCTCGCTCCCGCGGCCAGCAGCAGCACCGATTCGAACCCGATCGAGGACGAGGCGCAGAGCGTCGATGCCCCCGAGCTGCGCCTGTTCGTCATGGCGCTGTTCTTCATCTTCGGTGGGATCACCTCGCTCAACGACGTGATCATTCCCAAGCTGAAGGAGCTGTTCACGCTGAGCTACACGCAGGCGATGCTGGTGCAGTTCTGCTTTTTCACCGCCTATCTGGTGATCGGCATTCCCGGCGCCCAGCTGGTCAAACGGATCGGTTACATGCGCGGCGCGATCGCCGGGCTGCTGACGATGATGGTCGGCTGCCTCCTGTTCATTCCCGCCAGCGCCTATGCGACCTATGGACTCTTCCTGCTTGCGCTGTTCGTGTTGGCGAGCGGCGTCGTGGTGGTCCAGGTCGTCTCCAACCCGCTGATCAGTCTGCTCGGACCGGCGCGCACGGTGCACAGCCGGCTGACCTTCGCGCAGGCGTTCAACAGCCTCGGCACGACGATCTTCCCGCGGGTCGGCTCGGCGCTGATCCTCGGCGGTCTCGCCGGTGTCACCGCGGCCCAGCTGAGCGGCCCCGCGCTCGACGCCTATCGCAGCGCCGAGACCAAGGCGATCGTCAATACCTACATCGGGCTGGCGCTCGCGCTGGCGGTGATCGCCGGGGCGGTGTTCCTGTTCCGCAACCGGCTGAAGGGCGAGCAGCACGACCATAGCCCGCCGCTTGCCGGCTTCCAGCTGGTCCGCCGTACCCGCTTCGGCTTCGGCGCGCTGTGCATCTTTCTCTACGTCGGCGCCGAGGTCTCGATCGGTTCGCTGATTGTCAATTACCTGATGCAGAAGAGCGTGCTCGGGCTGACCGACGCCGACGCCGGCAAGATGATCATGTACTATTGGGGCGGGGCCATGGTCGGCCGCTTCATCGGCTCGGCGGTGCTTCGGGTGGTCAACCCGGGGCTGGTGCTCGCAGCCGTGGCGACCGGGGCGATTGCGCTCATCGCCGTCTCGGCCAACTCGACCGGCCAGGTCGCCGCCTATTCACTGCTGGCGATCGGGCTGATGAACTCGATCATGTTCCCGACCCTCTTCAGCCTCGCCTGCGAGAAGCTGGGGCCGCGCGCGGCGGACGGCTCGGGGATCATCAACATCGCCATCTTCGGCGGCGCGGTCGTCCCGCTGCTGACCGGCGTCCTGGCGGATACGTCCAAGAGCCTCGCCTTCGCGCTGCTCCTGCCGGCGATCTGCTACGCGATTATTTTGGCGTTCGGGCTTTATGCCCGCCAGCCGGCGCCGCCGCTCGAAGCCGACCTCAGAGGCTGA
- a CDS encoding PilZ domain-containing protein encodes MNSFRSKILSGEPLGEPLLKTSKKRQNRLEGDDLKAVPIPRAEGRNADHRGEDRHRLVGEQVILNSAEGEHEARLINLSGGGAMVECDADLPMWEKVELVLGGKAGVECVVRWIRDGRFGLEFAHETKLDCSPEERNALLREVLERNFADPILLEPRAEAPEPEQPAGTTTPFDEQSSREPRHPLIWSGCIHYNHESTAVRLRNISSAGAQIDCPLALQAGVKLLLDLEEAGTIFAEVMWARGDLVGLKFEAPFEVSSLARKKPEVAPSQWEQPVYLRDSGRASPWASHWQRKSISDLKSELEGFLKR; translated from the coding sequence ATGAATTCGTTCCGCTCGAAGATTCTGTCCGGCGAGCCGCTGGGCGAGCCGCTGCTGAAGACCAGCAAGAAGCGGCAGAACCGCCTCGAGGGCGACGATCTCAAGGCGGTACCGATCCCGCGGGCGGAAGGCCGCAACGCCGATCACCGCGGCGAGGACCGTCACCGGCTGGTCGGCGAGCAGGTCATCCTCAACAGCGCCGAGGGCGAGCATGAGGCGCGGCTGATCAACCTGTCGGGGGGCGGGGCCATGGTCGAGTGCGACGCCGACCTCCCGATGTGGGAAAAGGTCGAACTCGTGCTCGGCGGCAAGGCCGGGGTCGAATGCGTCGTCCGCTGGATCCGCGATGGACGCTTCGGGCTCGAGTTCGCGCACGAGACCAAGCTCGACTGTTCGCCGGAGGAGCGGAACGCGCTACTCCGCGAGGTGCTCGAGCGCAATTTCGCCGACCCCATCCTGCTGGAGCCGCGCGCCGAGGCGCCCGAACCCGAGCAGCCGGCTGGCACCACGACTCCGTTCGACGAGCAGAGCAGCCGCGAGCCGCGGCACCCGCTGATCTGGTCGGGCTGCATCCACTATAATCACGAGAGCACCGCGGTGCGCCTCCGCAACATCTCCAGCGCGGGCGCGCAGATCGATTGTCCGCTGGCGCTGCAGGCCGGGGTCAAGCTGCTGCTCGACCTCGAGGAGGCGGGCACCATCTTCGCCGAGGTGATGTGGGCGCGCGGCGACCTAGTCGGGCTGAAGTTCGAGGCGCCCTTCGAGGTTTCCTCGCTCGCCCGCAAGAAGCCCGAGGTGGCGCCCAGCCAATGGGAACAGCCGGTCTACCTGCGCGATTCCGGGCGCGCGTCGCCGTGGGCGTCGCACTGGCAGCGCAAGTCGATCAGCGACCTGAAATCGGAGCTCGAGGGCTTCCTGAAGCGCTAG
- the glnA gene encoding type I glutamate--ammonia ligase, which translates to MAASAGDILSRIKDEEIEWVDLRFTDPKGKWQHLTMASGVIDEDMLTDGFMFDGSSIAGWKAINESDMILMPDLEAVFVDPFSATPMMILVCNVVEPSTGDLYARDPRSTATRAEAYLKSTGIGDTVFVGPEAEFFMFDDVRFEDSYNASGYRLDDIELPTNTNREYEGGNLAHRPRAKGGYFPVAPVDSAQDIRAEMVSTMLEMGLPCDKHHHEVAAAQHELGLTYGTLVQTADRMQVYKYVVHMVANAYGKTATFMPKPIAKDNGSGMHTHMSIWNGGKPLFAGNGYAGLSDTALYFIGGVIKHARALNAFTNPTTNSYKRLVPGFEAPVLLAYSSRNRSASCRIPYGAGEKAKRVEFRFPDAMANPYLAYAALLMAGLDGIQNRIHPGEAMDKNLYDLPPAELVNVPTVCGSLREALNALSNDRAFLTRGDVFTDDQIDAYIEIKWDEVMRWETTPSPVEFDMYYSS; encoded by the coding sequence ATGGCGGCGAGCGCTGGCGACATTCTTTCGCGCATCAAGGACGAGGAGATCGAGTGGGTCGACCTCCGCTTCACCGATCCCAAGGGCAAGTGGCAGCACCTGACCATGGCCTCGGGCGTGATCGACGAGGACATGCTGACCGACGGCTTCATGTTCGACGGCTCGTCGATCGCCGGCTGGAAGGCGATCAACGAGAGCGACATGATCCTCATGCCGGATCTCGAGGCTGTCTTCGTCGATCCGTTCAGCGCGACCCCGATGATGATCCTGGTCTGCAACGTGGTCGAGCCCTCGACCGGCGACCTCTACGCCCGCGACCCGCGCTCCACCGCGACCCGCGCCGAGGCGTATCTCAAGTCGACCGGGATCGGCGACACGGTGTTCGTCGGACCCGAGGCCGAGTTCTTCATGTTCGACGATGTCCGCTTCGAGGACAGCTACAACGCCTCGGGCTACCGCCTCGACGACATCGAGCTGCCGACCAACACCAACCGCGAATATGAGGGTGGTAACCTAGCCCACCGGCCGCGCGCCAAGGGTGGCTACTTCCCGGTCGCGCCGGTCGACAGCGCGCAGGACATCCGCGCCGAGATGGTCTCGACCATGCTCGAGATGGGCCTGCCCTGCGACAAGCACCACCACGAGGTCGCCGCCGCTCAGCACGAGCTCGGCCTGACCTACGGCACGCTGGTCCAGACGGCCGACCGCATGCAGGTCTACAAGTATGTCGTTCACATGGTCGCCAACGCCTACGGCAAGACCGCGACCTTCATGCCCAAGCCGATCGCCAAGGATAACGGCTCGGGCATGCACACCCACATGTCGATCTGGAACGGCGGCAAGCCGCTGTTCGCCGGCAACGGCTATGCGGGGCTGAGCGACACCGCGCTCTACTTCATCGGCGGCGTCATCAAGCACGCCCGCGCGCTGAACGCCTTCACCAACCCGACCACCAACAGCTACAAGCGGCTGGTTCCAGGGTTCGAGGCGCCGGTTCTCCTTGCCTACTCGAGCCGCAACCGCTCGGCCTCGTGCCGCATTCCCTACGGTGCGGGCGAGAAGGCGAAGCGGGTCGAGTTCCGCTTCCCCGACGCGATGGCGAACCCCTATCTTGCCTATGCGGCGCTGCTGATGGCCGGTCTCGACGGCATCCAGAACCGCATCCATCCGGGCGAGGCGATGGACAAGAACCTCTACGACCTGCCGCCGGCCGAGCTCGTCAACGTGCCGACCGTCTGCGGCTCGCTCCGCGAGGCGCTGAACGCGCTGTCGAACGACCGCGCCTTCCTTACCCGCGGCGACGTCTTCACCGACGACCAGATCGATGCCTACATCGAGATCAAGTGGGACGAGGTCATGCGCTGGGAGACGACCCCGAGCCCGGTCGAGTTCGACATGTACTATTCGTCGTAA